One genomic segment of Microcella indica includes these proteins:
- a CDS encoding magnesium transporter MgtE N-terminal domain-containing protein: MSASTVFVARLNGCSVFDPAGDRVGKVRDVLVVYRPTESPRVVGLIVEVPGRRRVFLSIGRVTSISSGQIITTGLINLRRFEQRGGEVRVLAELVGRTMRFRDGGGTAVIEDVAIEESGPGEWAVEQLFLRKPRAVPAPFTKGQSVFARWSDVTEVTGSTEPQSAEKLIAEYNDLLPADLAATLLELPDGRRLEVAEELPDERLADALEEMPEADQVALLTRLDDERAADVLDHMEPDDAADLIAQLPVLRGEALLDLMEPEEAQDVRFLLSYDADTAGGLMTTEPIIVSADATVAEGLALIRRHELAPAIGAAICVTLPPYEPPTGRYLGMVHFQRMLRYPPHERLGTLLDQGIEPVTPETSAAEVSRRLASYDLVSLPVVDETRRLVGVVTIDDVLDYLLPDDWRSTDEHSPAPPRPPARGKARGRVPGSTAPARDRSATVGEHPAPGRFSTANPSTTAIPVVAPETPRTDPPRHDAPPGDRR, translated from the coding sequence AAGTGCCCGGTCGCCGCCGCGTGTTCCTCTCCATCGGGCGCGTCACGAGCATCAGCAGCGGGCAGATCATCACCACCGGCCTCATCAACCTGCGGCGCTTCGAGCAACGCGGCGGCGAAGTGCGGGTGCTCGCCGAACTCGTCGGCCGCACCATGCGCTTCCGCGACGGCGGCGGCACCGCCGTCATCGAAGACGTCGCCATCGAGGAGTCCGGCCCCGGCGAATGGGCCGTCGAGCAGCTCTTCCTGCGCAAGCCCCGGGCCGTCCCCGCGCCGTTCACGAAGGGTCAGAGCGTCTTCGCCCGGTGGAGCGACGTCACCGAGGTGACGGGCAGCACCGAACCGCAGAGCGCCGAGAAGCTCATCGCCGAGTACAACGACCTGCTGCCCGCCGACCTCGCCGCCACCCTCCTCGAACTGCCGGACGGCCGCCGACTCGAAGTCGCCGAAGAGCTTCCCGACGAGCGCCTCGCCGACGCCCTCGAGGAGATGCCGGAAGCCGACCAGGTCGCCCTCCTGACACGCCTCGACGACGAGCGCGCGGCCGACGTGCTCGACCACATGGAACCAGACGACGCGGCCGACCTCATCGCCCAGCTCCCGGTCCTGCGCGGCGAGGCGCTGCTCGACCTCATGGAACCCGAAGAGGCGCAGGACGTGCGCTTCCTGCTCTCCTACGACGCCGACACCGCCGGCGGGCTCATGACCACCGAGCCGATCATCGTCTCCGCCGACGCGACCGTCGCCGAAGGCCTCGCGCTCATCCGCCGCCACGAGCTCGCGCCCGCGATCGGCGCTGCCATCTGCGTCACGCTCCCCCCGTACGAGCCGCCGACCGGCCGGTACCTGGGCATGGTGCACTTCCAGAGGATGCTCCGCTACCCGCCGCACGAACGCCTCGGCACCCTCCTCGACCAGGGCATCGAACCCGTCACGCCCGAGACCTCGGCCGCCGAAGTCTCCCGCCGCCTCGCGAGCTACGACCTCGTCTCCCTGCCCGTCGTCGATGAGACCCGTCGACTCGTCGGCGTCGTGACGATCGACGACGTGCTCGACTACCTCCTGCCCGACGACTGGCGCAGCACCGATGAGCACTCCCCCGCACCCCCTCGCCCACCGGCACGCGGCAAGGCTCGGGGCCGCGTGCCCGGGTCGACGGCGCCCGCACGCGACCGCAGTGCGACCGTGGGCGAGCATCCCGCTCCTGGCCGGTTCAGCACCGCGAACCCCAGCACGACAGCGATTCCGGTTGTCGCCCCGGAGACGCCGCGCACCGACCCGCCTCGCCACGACGCCCCTCCGGGTGATCGCCGATGA
- the dapE gene encoding succinyl-diaminopimelate desuccinylase — MTATLPVRAGVVGLTRALCDLPSVSSDERMLADALEATLRAEAPHLEVTRDGDAVVARTQLGRAQRIIVAGHIDTVPINDNLPTRLEGDELTGTLWGRGTVDMKGGVAVALALAVELTEPVHDVTWVWYDHEEVEATLNGLGRLARTHPDLLAADFAILGEPSNGVVEGGCNGTVRVELRASGRRAHSARSWMGVNAIQALAPALAALAAYEPATVEVDGLAYREGLNAVGVSGGVAGNVIPDAAVLTVNYRFAPDKTVAQALEHVRSVLLPGDDDGQGLELVVTDESSAARPGLDAPLAQHFVAAVGGTPAPKYGWTDVARFAELGIPAVNYGPGDGSLAHADDERVPVEQILACERGLRAWLSGQ, encoded by the coding sequence GTGACCGCCACCCTTCCCGTGCGCGCCGGCGTCGTCGGCCTCACCCGCGCCCTGTGCGACCTGCCCAGCGTCTCCAGCGATGAACGGATGCTCGCCGACGCCCTCGAGGCGACGCTGCGAGCCGAGGCGCCCCACCTCGAGGTCACGCGCGACGGCGACGCGGTCGTCGCCCGCACGCAGCTCGGGCGCGCGCAGCGGATCATCGTCGCCGGCCACATCGACACCGTGCCCATCAACGACAACCTGCCGACACGGCTCGAGGGCGACGAGCTCACCGGCACCCTGTGGGGGCGCGGCACGGTCGACATGAAGGGCGGCGTCGCGGTCGCCCTCGCCCTCGCGGTCGAGCTCACCGAGCCCGTGCACGACGTCACGTGGGTCTGGTACGACCACGAGGAGGTGGAGGCGACCCTCAACGGTCTCGGCCGTCTCGCGCGCACGCACCCCGACCTGCTCGCGGCGGATTTCGCGATCCTCGGGGAGCCCTCCAACGGCGTCGTCGAGGGCGGCTGCAACGGCACCGTGCGCGTCGAGCTGCGGGCGTCCGGCCGTCGGGCGCACTCGGCGCGGTCGTGGATGGGCGTCAACGCGATCCAGGCCCTCGCGCCCGCACTTGCCGCGCTCGCCGCCTACGAGCCCGCGACGGTGGAGGTCGACGGGCTCGCCTACCGCGAGGGCCTCAACGCCGTGGGCGTGAGCGGGGGAGTGGCCGGCAACGTCATCCCCGATGCGGCCGTGCTCACCGTCAACTACCGCTTCGCCCCCGACAAGACGGTCGCGCAGGCGCTCGAGCACGTGCGCTCGGTGCTGCTGCCCGGTGATGACGACGGGCAGGGCCTCGAGCTGGTGGTGACCGACGAGTCTTCCGCGGCCCGCCCGGGCCTGGATGCTCCGCTCGCGCAGCACTTCGTGGCAGCGGTCGGCGGCACTCCCGCACCCAAGTACGGCTGGACGGACGTCGCGCGCTTCGCCGAGCTCGGCATCCCCGCCGTCAACTACGGTCCCGGCGACGGCTCGCTCGCCCACGCCGACGACGAGCGCGTGCCGGTCGAGCAGATCCTCGCGTGTGAGCGGGGCCTTCGCGCGTGGCTGAGCGGGCAGTAG
- the dapD gene encoding 2,3,4,5-tetrahydropyridine-2,6-dicarboxylate N-succinyltransferase, whose amino-acid sequence MASSTSPTATDTPADGTAPTHAWGYGLATVRASDGEVLDTWYPEPHLGSLPEGRDPYIVPAEIARLQGDDERRGVRLEARTVEIELDAPPASTPDAYLRLHLLSHRLVLPNSINLDGVFGHLPIVMWTTGGPLHPDDLDALRPGLQRAGLSPLGIDKFPRMLDYVTPPRVRIADASRVRLGAYVSPGTTVMHEGFINFNAGTLGASMVEGRISQGVVVGDGTDIGGGASIMGTLSGGGTHRVAIGERALLGANSGIGISLGDDSVVEAGLYVTAGQKVYVVDGTTGPDGLPRAVKAAELSGVAGLLFRRNSLTGAVEVLPRTGAGAQLNEALHA is encoded by the coding sequence ATGGCCTCGAGCACCTCCCCCACCGCGACTGACACCCCCGCCGACGGCACCGCGCCGACCCACGCCTGGGGCTACGGCCTCGCGACGGTGCGCGCGAGCGACGGCGAGGTGCTCGACACGTGGTACCCCGAACCGCACCTCGGCTCGCTGCCGGAGGGCCGCGACCCGTACATCGTCCCCGCCGAGATCGCCCGCCTGCAGGGTGACGACGAGCGGCGCGGCGTGCGCCTCGAGGCCCGCACGGTCGAGATCGAGCTGGATGCGCCCCCCGCCTCCACCCCCGACGCCTACCTGCGCCTGCACCTGCTCAGCCACCGGCTGGTGCTGCCGAACAGCATCAACCTCGACGGCGTCTTCGGCCACCTGCCGATCGTGATGTGGACGACGGGCGGCCCCCTGCACCCCGACGACCTCGACGCGCTGCGCCCCGGACTGCAGCGTGCGGGCCTCTCGCCGCTCGGCATCGACAAGTTCCCGCGCATGCTCGACTACGTCACGCCGCCGCGCGTGCGCATCGCCGACGCCTCCCGCGTGCGCCTGGGCGCCTACGTCTCGCCCGGCACGACGGTGATGCACGAGGGCTTCATCAACTTCAACGCCGGAACCCTCGGTGCCTCCATGGTCGAGGGCCGCATCAGCCAGGGCGTCGTCGTCGGCGACGGCACCGACATCGGGGGCGGCGCATCGATCATGGGCACGCTCTCGGGCGGCGGCACGCACCGCGTCGCGATCGGCGAGCGCGCGCTGCTCGGTGCGAACAGCGGCATCGGCATCTCGCTCGGCGACGACTCGGTGGTCGAGGCGGGGCTCTACGTGACCGCCGGCCAGAAGGTCTACGTGGTCGACGGAACGACCGGGCCGGATGGCCTGCCTCGCGCCGTGAAGGCCGCCGAGCTGAGCGGGGTAGCGGGGCTGCTGTTCCGCCGCAACTCGCTCACGGGCGCCGTCGAGGTGCTGCCCCGCACGGGCGCGGGCGCGCAGCTCAACGAGGCCCTGCACGCGTAG
- a CDS encoding O-methyltransferase: MPSKELSWKYVEETTVEPDVIARARAQSVEQGIDAVSPATGAQLALLCGAVDAQSIIEIGTGLGVSGLWMLSGAPHAHLTSIDLEADHHEVARTAFTDAGHPAARVRLITGRALEVLPRMNEASYDIVLVDGDAASILDYIAHAIRLVRVGGLVLVPHALWRDFVPEPAKRDGVTAQLRGLLRELRDSPAVRIAVSPVGDGLLQILTVPE; encoded by the coding sequence GTGCCGAGCAAAGAACTGTCCTGGAAGTACGTCGAGGAGACCACGGTCGAACCCGATGTGATCGCGCGCGCCCGCGCGCAGTCGGTCGAGCAGGGCATCGACGCGGTGAGCCCCGCCACGGGAGCCCAGCTCGCACTTCTCTGCGGCGCTGTCGACGCCCAGTCGATCATCGAGATCGGCACCGGTCTCGGCGTCAGCGGGCTTTGGATGCTCAGCGGTGCGCCGCACGCCCACCTCACGTCGATCGACCTCGAGGCCGACCACCATGAGGTCGCACGCACCGCGTTCACCGATGCCGGGCATCCGGCCGCGCGCGTGCGCCTCATCACGGGCCGTGCACTCGAGGTGCTGCCGCGCATGAACGAGGCCAGCTACGACATCGTGCTCGTCGACGGCGACGCCGCGAGCATTCTCGACTACATCGCTCACGCGATCCGGCTCGTCCGCGTCGGCGGGCTCGTGCTCGTACCGCACGCGCTGTGGCGCGACTTCGTGCCAGAGCCCGCGAAGCGCGACGGCGTGACGGCGCAACTGCGCGGGCTACTGCGCGAGCTGCGCGACTCGCCTGCCGTGCGCATCGCGGTGTCTCCCGTGGGAGACGGGCTGCTGCAGATCCTCACCGTGCCCGAGTAA
- a CDS encoding DUF3117 domain-containing protein gives MAAMKPRTGDGPMEAVKEGRLIIVRVPLEGGGRLVVSVNDAEAQELHDALAAAIS, from the coding sequence ATGGCAGCCATGAAGCCCAGGACCGGAGACGGACCGATGGAGGCTGTCAAGGAGGGTCGCCTCATCATTGTGCGCGTGCCCCTCGAAGGCGGCGGACGCCTCGTGGTGTCGGTCAACGACGCCGAGGCCCAGGAGCTGCACGACGCTCTCGCCGCGGCGATCTCCTAG
- a CDS encoding sec-independent translocase — protein sequence MSLGLTFEKLLLIGLIAVLLIGPDRLPMYAAQFGRLVRSLRDMASGAKDRMREEMGPDYDDIDWKKLDPRQYDPRRIVREALLEDEEKPVAPTVSAPKRESAYAQRQRLIREGKPAPFDLEAT from the coding sequence GTGTCCCTAGGCCTGACGTTCGAGAAGCTGCTGCTGATCGGTCTCATTGCTGTGCTCCTCATCGGCCCGGACCGTCTGCCGATGTACGCGGCGCAGTTCGGGCGACTCGTGCGTTCGCTGCGCGACATGGCGAGCGGGGCGAAGGACCGCATGCGCGAGGAGATGGGCCCCGACTACGACGACATCGACTGGAAGAAGCTCGACCCGCGCCAGTACGACCCGCGTCGCATCGTGCGGGAGGCGCTCCTGGAGGATGAGGAGAAGCCGGTCGCGCCGACGGTGTCGGCACCGAAGCGCGAGTCGGCCTACGCCCAGCGTCAGCGATTGATCCGCGAGGGCAAGCCGGCGCCTTTCGACCTCGAGGCCACGTAG
- a CDS encoding Mrp/NBP35 family ATP-binding protein, protein MTAESTASALEQRVLAALARVIDPEIRRPVTELDMIDGVHVATDDAGATRAEVQLRLTIVGCPAADRIERDVRTAASSVDGIDDVTVDVGVMDRATRDALIERLRGDRPRGHPFTPDALTRVIAVTSGKGGVGKSTVTANLAVALAQRGLRVGLMDADVFGFSIPGILGIANAKPTRVGEMIMPPRVHGLAVISIGMFVDPHTSVSWRGPMLHRTVEQFLTDVYFGDLDVLVIDMPPGTGDIAISIGQLLPHAEVLVVTTPQKAAADVAERSALVARQTGQTVIGVVENMTGYVQPDGSVLELFGSGGGDETAQRLDVDVLARVPLSLALREGGDAGRPIVLRRYDAPGETDAAAQAILDLADRVIERGRGLAGRPLTVTPR, encoded by the coding sequence GTGACGGCGGAATCCACGGCGAGCGCCCTCGAGCAGCGCGTCCTCGCAGCCCTCGCGCGCGTCATCGATCCGGAGATCCGTCGCCCGGTGACCGAGCTCGACATGATCGACGGCGTGCACGTCGCCACCGACGACGCCGGTGCGACGCGCGCCGAGGTGCAGCTACGACTCACGATCGTGGGCTGCCCCGCCGCGGACCGCATCGAGCGCGATGTACGCACCGCGGCATCCTCGGTCGACGGCATCGACGACGTGACCGTCGACGTGGGCGTCATGGATCGCGCCACGCGGGATGCTCTCATCGAGCGTCTGCGCGGCGACCGGCCGCGCGGCCACCCCTTCACTCCGGATGCCCTGACTCGCGTCATCGCCGTGACGAGCGGCAAGGGCGGCGTCGGCAAGTCGACCGTCACCGCCAACCTCGCGGTCGCGCTCGCCCAGCGCGGGCTGCGCGTCGGGCTCATGGACGCCGACGTGTTCGGCTTCTCGATTCCGGGCATCCTCGGCATCGCCAACGCCAAGCCGACCCGCGTCGGCGAGATGATCATGCCCCCGCGGGTGCACGGCCTCGCCGTCATCTCGATCGGCATGTTCGTCGACCCGCACACCTCCGTGTCGTGGCGCGGCCCGATGCTGCACCGCACGGTCGAGCAGTTCCTCACCGACGTCTACTTCGGCGATCTGGACGTTCTGGTGATCGACATGCCGCCCGGCACGGGAGACATCGCCATCTCGATCGGACAGCTGCTGCCGCACGCCGAAGTGCTCGTCGTGACGACGCCGCAGAAGGCGGCAGCCGATGTCGCCGAGCGCTCAGCGCTCGTGGCCCGGCAGACGGGTCAGACGGTCATCGGCGTCGTCGAGAACATGACCGGCTACGTGCAGCCCGACGGCAGCGTGCTCGAGCTGTTCGGCTCCGGTGGCGGCGACGAGACGGCCCAGCGGCTCGACGTCGATGTGCTCGCGCGCGTGCCCCTGAGCCTGGCCCTTCGCGAAGGGGGCGATGCCGGTCGGCCGATCGTGCTGCGCCGCTACGACGCACCCGGCGAGACGGATGCGGCCGCCCAGGCGATCCTCGACCTCGCCGATCGTGTGATCGAACGGGGCCGCGGGCTCGCCGGGCGGCCGCTCACCGTCACCCCGCGCTAG
- a CDS encoding DUF1003 domain-containing protein — MTARDKDAARRRATRDSGSLSAPKGLRAGLLPRFSSRDRFGRFTEGVARGMGTPWFLFALSVFVAAWITWNTVGPESLRFDSLALGFTALTLILSLQASYAAPLILLAQNRQDDRDRVQIEQDRQRAERNLADTEYLAREVVSLRLAMKDVATKDFIRAELRALLDELDREPHDTTDSERGEGTTR, encoded by the coding sequence ATGACCGCGCGCGACAAGGACGCCGCACGTCGGCGCGCGACGCGCGACTCGGGCAGCCTCTCCGCTCCCAAGGGGCTCCGCGCGGGGCTCCTACCGAGGTTCTCCAGCCGCGACCGGTTCGGCCGCTTCACCGAGGGCGTCGCCCGCGGCATGGGAACCCCCTGGTTCCTGTTCGCGCTCTCCGTCTTCGTCGCGGCCTGGATCACCTGGAACACCGTCGGCCCTGAGTCGTTGCGCTTCGACTCGCTCGCGCTCGGCTTCACCGCGCTGACCCTCATCCTGTCCCTCCAGGCCTCCTACGCTGCCCCGCTCATCCTGCTCGCCCAGAACCGGCAGGACGACCGCGACCGCGTGCAGATCGAGCAGGACCGTCAACGGGCCGAGCGCAACCTCGCCGACACCGAGTACCTGGCCCGCGAGGTCGTCTCCCTGCGGCTGGCGATGAAGGACGTCGCGACGAAAGACTTCATCCGCGCCGAGCTGCGCGCTCTGCTCGACGAGCTCGATCGCGAGCCGCACGACACAACCGATTCCGAGCGCGGCGAGGGCACGACCCGGTGA
- a CDS encoding LysR family transcriptional regulator translates to MDVHRLELLRELADRGTITAVAAATHRTASAVSQQLKLLEAEAGVPLTEKEGRGIRLTGAGRALAETARRIAVAIESAEALWSEYKQTPTGTVTLSTFPTAGQMLLPGVLGALEREPALRLLVTDQDLPLADFAELTPDFDIVLADSQGVPSHWNERGLTTVHLMTEPFDVALPAGHPLLEKSVLSPADVADYPWIGAPIGYPYDRWLDALGAAVGREPRIVQRIMDNLVVEGLVAAGLGLAILPRFTTRSHGTDIATRPLVGIPAERQISALLRADRAERPSVRRVLELLRAEGERVAASHRIIGTR, encoded by the coding sequence ATGGACGTACACCGTTTGGAACTGCTCCGCGAACTCGCCGACCGGGGCACCATCACGGCCGTGGCCGCCGCGACCCACCGCACCGCATCCGCCGTCTCGCAGCAGCTCAAGCTGCTCGAAGCCGAAGCGGGTGTGCCCCTCACGGAGAAGGAGGGGCGGGGCATCCGGCTCACGGGGGCGGGGCGCGCCCTCGCCGAGACGGCGCGCAGAATCGCCGTCGCGATCGAGTCGGCCGAAGCGCTGTGGTCGGAGTACAAGCAGACTCCGACCGGCACGGTGACGCTCAGCACCTTCCCGACCGCGGGGCAGATGCTGCTGCCCGGCGTGCTGGGTGCGCTCGAGCGCGAGCCCGCCCTGAGACTGCTCGTCACCGACCAGGACCTCCCCCTCGCCGACTTCGCCGAACTCACGCCCGACTTCGACATCGTGCTCGCCGACTCGCAGGGCGTGCCCTCGCACTGGAACGAGCGAGGGCTCACGACCGTGCACCTCATGACCGAGCCCTTCGACGTCGCCCTCCCGGCCGGCCACCCGCTGCTGGAAAAGAGCGTGCTGAGCCCCGCCGACGTCGCCGACTACCCGTGGATCGGCGCACCGATCGGCTACCCGTACGACCGCTGGCTCGACGCGCTCGGTGCCGCCGTCGGGCGGGAGCCGCGCATCGTGCAGCGCATCATGGACAACCTCGTCGTCGAGGGCCTCGTCGCGGCCGGGCTCGGCCTAGCGATCCTGCCCCGCTTCACGACCCGCAGCCACGGCACCGACATCGCCACGCGGCCTCTCGTCGGCATTCCCGCCGAACGGCAGATCTCGGCGCTACTGAGGGCCGATCGCGCCGAACGGCCGAGCGTGCGGCGGGTGCTCGAGCTCCTGCGTGCGGAGGGCGAGCGCGTCGCCGCGAGCCACCGCATCATCGGCACTCGCTGA